DNA sequence from the Novosphingobium sp. KACC 22771 genome:
CCCGCATCGCACAGAACGGGCCACGACCAACAGGGCGCAGCACATCGCGCAGGCCGCCATGTACAGCCTGCGCCGCGAGGACATGCGCATCGAGCGGATCAGCCAGAAAGTCGATCCAAAGCCCATCACAGCATCGCCCCCCTTGGGGCAAACAGGCGGCGCGGCGGCGCGGCGGCGCGGCCGCCTCTCGGGCGCGGCGCACAGGCGCGATGCGCAAAACGGGAATGGCGGGGCATGAGCGAGGAAACGAGGATCGCCTATTATCAGCAGGCCGACAGTTGGGCGCGCCAGCGCGACACCGCCTTTGCGCGATCGGCGCAGCGGGCGTGGATCGTGGCGGGCGTGGCGGTGGGCATCGCCGGGCTGGAGGCGCTGGCCATCATGGCGTTGGCACCTATGAAGACAGTCGTGCCCTATACGCTGCTGGTCGACAGCCACACCGGCTTTACCCAGACGCTGGAGGGAACCCACCCCCAGACCGTCCGCCCCGATGCTGCGCTGACGCAATCGCTGCTGGCGCAATATGTTGTGGCGCGCGAGGGTTATGATGTCGCCACGGTCGAGGAGCAATATCGCAAGGTGGCGCTGTGGTCGGCCGATGCGGCGCGGCGGGATTATCTGGCGCTGATGCAGGCGGACAATCCGCAGGGGCCGATCAGTCTCTATGGCCGAGCCAAGGTGGTGCATGTGGGCGTGGAAAGCGTGACGCCGATGGGCGCGGGGCAGGCGATGGTGCGCTATTGGGCCGATGGGGCGGCGGGGCGTGATTATTGGGTGGCGCTGGTGCATTATCGCTTTTCCGGCGCGCCGCAGCGAGTTGAGGATCGCTGGCTCAACCCGCTGGGGTTTCAGGTGACCGCCTATCGCCGGGATCAGGAGGCTCCGCCCGCCCAGTCCGCCACACCAGCCGCGCCGCCGCGTGCCTTGGCCCCCGAGGAGGCAATCCCGCGCCCCGCCCCGACAGCAATGCCTCAAGGCGTCGCCTTGCGTCCCTATCCCTTTCGCTCGCCTCATCGCCCCGCCGGGGCCCAGATCGTCCAGCCGGGCGGAGGAGAGCCATGATGCGTGTGCTGCTTGCTCTGGCCCTGATAGCGCCCGCATCGGCATGGGCCGAGGTGACGCCGCGCGCGGGCGGCGGCGACCCTCATGTCCAGACGGTCGCCTATGACCCGGACGAGGTGGTGGCGTTGCGCGTGGCGGGGGGCTTTGCGCTGACGGTGCGGTTTGGCGCGGATGAGCGGATCGAGACGGTGACGCTGGGCGATGGCGCGGGATGGGTGGTGCAGACCAACAAGCGCGCCGACAGTCTGATCATCAAGCCGGTTGGCTACGCTCCCACCACCAACCTGACCGTGCTGAGCGATACGCGGGCCTATAATTTCACGCTTTATGGCGCGGCGCCGGGCGAGGGTGTGCAGCCCTATCTCCTAAGCTTTACCTATCCCGCGCCGATGGCGGCGGGGGCGGTGGTGGTGGGGCGCTATCGGCTGAGCGGGGATCAGGCGCTCTGGCCGGTGGAGCTGGGCGATGACGGCGCGAGAACGCGGATGCGTTGGGCCGAGGGCGCGGCGATGCCTGCGGTCTATGGCGTGGGGCCGCAGGGGCGGGCGCTGGTCAACGGCGCGATGCGCGATGGGTATTATGTGGTCGAGGGGGTCTATGCCTGGTTGACCTTCATCGCGGGCCATGGGCGCGCCGAGGGGCGGAGGATCGCGCCATGAGCGGCCGCGACATTCGCCCCAAGGTGGCCCCGCCGCGCGATATCCTGCCCTTGCCGGTGATGCTGGGGGTGGCCGGTGCGCTGGGGCTCGGCCTGTTCATTTGGATGCAGGGCCAGCGCAAGCCTCCGCCTGAACCGCAGGCGCAGGTGGCGCTGATTGCGCCACCGCCGCCGTTGGCGCTGCCGGTTGAGCGCGCAGCCGCCGTTGCGGTGGCGCGGCCTGCGGTGGTGGTTCGGCGTATGGCCGCGCCTGCGCCGTCGGTGGCCTATATGGCGCCGCTTGCTTATGCCCCGCCTGCCTCCACGCCATTTACACCGGCCCGCCCGGAGGCGCCTTTTGCAGCGGCCCGCACGGCGGCCAGTCGCGATTCCGCGCTGGTGATCGACAATACCGCCGGGCCGGGCGCGGCGGTGCAGGGGGCCAAGGGCGAGGGCGAGACTGTGCAGGACGATGCCGCGCATGCCACGATCATCCGGGGCCGTGCCAGCATGATCCCGCAGGGCACAATGATCGCCGCCACGCTCGAAACGCCGCTCAATTCCGACCGGCCCGGCCTGGCCCGCGCAATCATCAGCGCCGATGTGCGCGGGTTTGACGGGTCGCGTGTGCTGATCCCGCGCGGCAGCCGGTTGATCGGCGAGTTCAAATCCGACAGCAGCGCGGGCAAGCGCCGCGTTATGGTCTTGTGGGGCCGCCTGATCCGGCCTGACGGCGTGGCGATCCGCATCGCCTCGCCCGCCACGGATGCGATGGGCGGGGCGGGCGTCGCCGGTCGGGTGGATACGCATGCGCTGGAAAGGCTGGGCGGCGCGGTGTTGCAATCGGCGCTGACGCTGGGTGTCAATGTCGCCACGGCGGAGATCAGCCGGGGCGGCACCTCGGTCTATCTGGGCGGCGCGGGGCAAAGTCTGGGGCAGCAACTGGTGCCATCGATCAACCGCCCGGCCACGGTGAAGGTCAACGAGGGGGCGGTGATTGCGGTGCTGGTTGCTCGTGATCTCGATTTTGCCGGTATGCCGGGGGTGCGCTGATGCTGATGGCCTGGCTGGCACCGTTTGCGCCCTTTTTGGCGCAGGGGGATGTGACCGATATTTTCGTCAACCGTCCCGGCGAAATCTGGGTCGAACGCATGGGCGGGGGGATGGAACGCCACGATGCGCCGGAGGTGGACGAGGCCCGGCTGTGGTTGATCGCACGGGGCGTGGCCGGGGTCAGCCATCAGGGCATCAGCCGCGAGCATCCGTTGATGGCCGCCACGCTGCCCGATGGCGCGCGGGTTCAGGTCGTGGCCCCGCCCGCCGCGCGTGCGGGGATGGCGATCGCCATTCGCAAGCATGTGGCGGCGGAT
Encoded proteins:
- a CDS encoding virB8 family protein, with product MSEETRIAYYQQADSWARQRDTAFARSAQRAWIVAGVAVGIAGLEALAIMALAPMKTVVPYTLLVDSHTGFTQTLEGTHPQTVRPDAALTQSLLAQYVVAREGYDVATVEEQYRKVALWSADAARRDYLALMQADNPQGPISLYGRAKVVHVGVESVTPMGAGQAMVRYWADGAAGRDYWVALVHYRFSGAPQRVEDRWLNPLGFQVTAYRRDQEAPPAQSATPAAPPRALAPEEAIPRPAPTAMPQGVALRPYPFRSPHRPAGAQIVQPGGGEP
- a CDS encoding TrbG/VirB9 family P-type conjugative transfer protein; this translates as MMRVLLALALIAPASAWAEVTPRAGGGDPHVQTVAYDPDEVVALRVAGGFALTVRFGADERIETVTLGDGAGWVVQTNKRADSLIIKPVGYAPTTNLTVLSDTRAYNFTLYGAAPGEGVQPYLLSFTYPAPMAAGAVVVGRYRLSGDQALWPVELGDDGARTRMRWAEGAAMPAVYGVGPQGRALVNGAMRDGYYVVEGVYAWLTFIAGHGRAEGRRIAP
- a CDS encoding TrbI/VirB10 family protein; its protein translation is MSGRDIRPKVAPPRDILPLPVMLGVAGALGLGLFIWMQGQRKPPPEPQAQVALIAPPPPLALPVERAAAVAVARPAVVVRRMAAPAPSVAYMAPLAYAPPASTPFTPARPEAPFAAARTAASRDSALVIDNTAGPGAAVQGAKGEGETVQDDAAHATIIRGRASMIPQGTMIAATLETPLNSDRPGLARAIISADVRGFDGSRVLIPRGSRLIGEFKSDSSAGKRRVMVLWGRLIRPDGVAIRIASPATDAMGGAGVAGRVDTHALERLGGAVLQSALTLGVNVATAEISRGGTSVYLGGAGQSLGQQLVPSINRPATVKVNEGAVIAVLVARDLDFAGMPGVR